Proteins from a genomic interval of Oxyura jamaicensis isolate SHBP4307 breed ruddy duck chromosome 10, BPBGC_Ojam_1.0, whole genome shotgun sequence:
- the KLHL25 gene encoding kelch-like protein 25 — protein MSVSVHENRKSRTSTGSMNILLFHKASHPDCVLSHLNTLRKHCMFTDVTLWAGNRSFPCHRAVLAASSRYFEAMFSNGLRESLDDEVNFHDSLHPEVLELLLDFAYSSRIIINEENAESLLEAGDMLQFHDVRDAAAEFLEKNLYPSNCLGMMLLSDAHQCRRLYELSWRMCLVNFETLHKSEDFNNLSKDTLLDLISSDELEIEDEEKVFKAVLQWVKYDLDERKAYLPELLRNVRLALLPSECLKEALACEDLIMVDERNKLVLDEAIQCKKKILQNDGVVTSPCARPRKAGHTLLILGGQTFMCDKIYQVDQKAKEIIPKADLPSPRKEFSACAIGCKVYITGGRGSENGVSKDVWVYDTVHEEWSKAAPMLIARFGHGSAELENCLYVVGGHTAVAGVFPASPSVSLKQVEKYDPTANKWMMVAPLRDGVSNAAVVSARLKLFVFGGTSIHRDMVSKVQCYDPLENRWTIKAECPQPWRYTAAAVLGSQIFIMGGDTEFTAASAYRFDCETDQWTRIGDMTAKRMSCHALASGNKLYVVGGYFGTQRCKTLDCYDPMSDTWNCITTVPYSLIPTAFVSTWKHLPS, from the coding sequence ATGTCAGTCAGCGTCCACGAGAACCGTAAATCCCGGACTAGCACCGGCTCCATGAACATCTTGCTGTTTCACAAAGCTTCCCACCCGGACTGCGTGCTGTCCCACCTGAACACCCTGCGGAAGCACTGCATGTTCACCGACGTCACCCTTTGGGCAGGAAACCGCTCGTTCCCGTGCCATCGGGCAGTGCTGGCCGCCTCCAGCAGGTACTTCGAGGCCATGTTCAGCAACGGCCTGCGCGAGAGCCTGGACGATGAGGTGAATTTCCACGACAGCCTCCATCcggaggtgctggagctgctgctggacttCGCTTATTCCTCTCGGATCATCATCAACGAGGAGAACGCGGAGTCCCTCCTGGAGGCTGGGGACATGTTGCAGTTCCACGATGTCCGAGACGCAGCGGCCGAGTTCCTGGAGAAGAACCTCTACCCTTCCAACTGCCTGGGCATGATGCTGCTCTCGGACGCCCATCAGTGCCGCCGGCTCTACGAGCTCTCCTGGAGGATGTGCCTGGTCAACTTTGAGACCCTTCACAAGAGCGAGGACTTCAACAACCTTTCCAAGGACACTCTGCTGGACCTCATCTCCAGCGACGAGCTGGAAATTGAGGATGAGGAGAAGGTCTTTAAGGCTGTCCTCCAGTGGGTGAAATACGATCTAGATGAGCGGAAGGCTTATcttccagagctgctgaggAACGTTCGCCTGGCCTTGCTTCCTTCTGAATGCCTCAAGGAGGCTTTGGCTTGTGAGGACCTGATCATGGTGGATGAAAGGAACAAGCTTGTCTTGGACGAAGCCATTCAGTGCAAGAAGAAGATCCTCCAGAACGATGGGGTTGTCACCAGCCCCTGTGCCAGGCCTCGCAAAGCCGGCCACACCTTGCTGATCCTGGGAGGGCAGACCTTCATGTGCGATAAGATCTACCAAGTGGATCAAAAAGCCAAGGAAATTATCCCCAAAGCAGACCTGCCGAGCCCACGGAAAGAGTTTAGCGCCTGCGCCATTGGCTGCAAAGTGTACATCACTGGTGGCAGGGGCTCGGAGAACGGGGTCTCCAAAGACGTGTGGGTGTACGACACTGTCCACGAGGAATGGTCAAAAGCCGCCCCCATGCTGATAGCTCGCTTTGGGCACGGCTCAGCCGAACTGGAAAACTGCCTGTACGTGGTTGGGGGGCACACTGCGGTGGCTGGGGTCTTCCCTGCGTCGCCTTCGGTGTCCTTGAAGCAAGTCGAGAAGTACGATCCCACGGCCAACAAGTGGATGATGGTGGCTCCGTTGAGAGACGGGGTGAGCAACGCCGCGGTGGTGAGTGCCAGGCTCAAGCTTTTTGTCTTCGGTGGCACCAGCATTCACCGGGACATGGTGTCCAAGGTGCAGTGCTACGATCCGCTCGAGAATCGGTGGACGATCAAAGCGGAGTGCCCGCAGCCCTGGCGTTACACGGCGGCCGCCGTCCTGGGCAGCCAGATTTTCATCATGGGGGGAGACACGGAGTTCACGGCAGCATCCGCCTACCGCTTCGACTGCGAGACGGACCAGTGGACGCGCATCGGGGACATGACAGCCAAACGCATGTCCTGCCACGCTTTGGCCTCGGGGAATAAACTCTACGTGGTGGGGGGCTACTTCGGGACTCAGAGGTGCAAAACGCTGGACTGCTACGACCCCATGTCGGACACGTGGAACTGTATCACAACGGTGCCTTACTCGCTCATCCCCACGGCTTTTGTCAGCACCTGGAAGCACTTGCCGTCATGA